A window of the bacterium genome harbors these coding sequences:
- a CDS encoding amidohydrolase family protein, whose product MPSSHARWQPVINLLVLLFVCAGPALAQRTLIHAGTLLDGISEQPLSNITLVITAGHLRALEKGFLPAQGNDTVIDLKDKFVLPGLMDMHTHLAGQTEKGGYLKRFQLYPADQALAATPYLKQTLLAGFTTVRDLGAGEGVDLALRDAVNRGDLIGPRMLVAGKSLAVMGGHADPTNGYREDLLGVPGIEQGVINGVAGGRQAALLVIKRGADWVKITATAGVLSLSGNADNPQFTEEEIRAIVQTAADFGRKVAAHAHGAEGAKRAIRAGVASIEHGTYLDDEALALMKQHGTYLVPTITAGKSVADSAQIEGYYSAVVVPKALAVGPVIQQTFAKAWKAGVPIAFGTDAGVFRHGRNAVEFQYMVEAGMPPMAAIKSATYHAAKLLGRLDDLGTLEAGKIADVIAVAANPLQDIKALQHVVFVMKEGVVYKND is encoded by the coding sequence ATGCCCAGTTCACATGCGCGGTGGCAGCCAGTCATCAACCTGCTCGTGTTGCTGTTCGTGTGCGCCGGACCGGCGCTGGCGCAACGCACGCTCATTCACGCCGGTACGCTGCTGGATGGCATCTCCGAGCAACCGCTGAGCAATATCACCCTCGTCATCACTGCGGGCCACCTCCGCGCATTGGAAAAAGGCTTCCTCCCCGCGCAAGGCAACGATACCGTCATCGATCTCAAGGATAAATTCGTGCTGCCCGGCTTGATGGATATGCACACACATCTTGCCGGACAAACCGAAAAAGGCGGCTACCTCAAGCGCTTCCAACTCTATCCCGCCGATCAAGCGCTGGCAGCAACGCCCTATTTGAAACAGACTCTGCTGGCGGGTTTCACGACCGTGCGCGATTTGGGTGCCGGCGAAGGCGTCGATCTGGCGCTGCGCGATGCAGTCAATCGCGGTGATCTCATCGGTCCGCGCATGCTGGTGGCCGGCAAGAGCCTGGCAGTGATGGGCGGCCATGCCGATCCCACCAACGGCTATCGTGAAGACCTTCTCGGCGTGCCGGGCATCGAGCAGGGCGTGATCAATGGCGTGGCGGGCGGCCGCCAGGCGGCATTGTTGGTGATCAAGCGCGGCGCGGATTGGGTCAAGATCACTGCCACCGCCGGCGTGCTGTCGCTCTCCGGCAACGCCGACAATCCGCAATTCACCGAAGAGGAGATTCGCGCGATTGTGCAAACCGCGGCGGATTTCGGCCGCAAGGTGGCCGCGCATGCCCACGGCGCCGAGGGCGCCAAGCGTGCGATCCGCGCCGGCGTGGCTTCCATCGAACACGGCACCTATCTTGATGACGAAGCATTGGCGCTGATGAAACAGCACGGCACCTACTTGGTGCCGACCATCACCGCGGGAAAATCCGTCGCCGATTCCGCGCAAATCGAGGGCTACTACAGTGCCGTGGTCGTGCCCAAGGCGCTGGCGGTGGGCCCGGTGATTCAGCAGACTTTTGCCAAAGCCTGGAAAGCAGGGGTGCCGATTGCGTTCGGCACCGATGCCGGTGTGTTCCGCCACGGCCGCAATGCCGTCGAGTTCCAATACATGGTGGAAGCCGGCATGCCGCCGATGGCGGCGATCAAATCCGCCACCTATCATGCCGCCAAACTGCTCGGCCGCCTCGATGATCTCGGCACGCTCGAAGCCGGCAAAATCGCGGACGTGATTGCGGTCGCGGCGAATCCGTTGCAGGACATCAAAGCCTTGCAGCATGTTGTCTTTGTGATGAAAGAGGGCGTGGTTTACAAAAACGACTGA